In Tachysurus fulvidraco isolate hzauxx_2018 chromosome 25, HZAU_PFXX_2.0, whole genome shotgun sequence, the following proteins share a genomic window:
- the rab11al gene encoding RAB11a, member RAS oncogene family, like, which translates to MTGREEEYDYLFKVVLIGDSGVGKSNLLSRFTRNEFNLESKSTIGVEFATRSIHVEGKTIKAQIWDTAGQERYRAITSAYYRGAVGALLVYDIAKHLTYENAERWLKELQDHADSNIVIMLVGNKSDLRHLRAVPTDEAKAFSEKHGLSFLETSALDSSNVELAFQTILTAIYRIVSQRQISGRGDTDFSPNSKVVPITVQPTQSSAKQSACCQNN; encoded by the exons TGGTGCTAATCGGAGACTCCGGGGTCGGGAAGAGCAACCTGCTGTCCCGCTTCACGCGCAACGAGTTCAACCTGGAGAGCAAGAGCACCATCGGCGTGGAGTTTGCCACTCGCAGCATTCATGTAGAGGGCAAAACGATCAAAGCCCAGATCTGGGACACTGCGGGTCAGGAGAGATACCGCGCCATCACCTCAGC ATACTACCGCGGTGCCGTCGGTGCTCTTCTGGTGTACGACATTGCAAAGCACTTGACATATGAAAACGCCGAGCGCTGGCTGAAGGAGCTGCAGGACCACGCTGACAGCAACATCGTCATCATGCTGGTGGGCAACAAGAGCGACCTGCGTCACCTACGAGCCGTGCCTACAGACGAGGCCAAAGCGTTCTCAG AGAAACACGGGCTTTCCTTCCTCGAGACTTCCGCTTTGGACTCCTCTAATGTAGAGCTCGCCTTCCAGACCATTCTCACAG CAATCTACCGCATCGTCTCTCAGAGGCAAATTTCCGGGCGCGGCGACACCGACTTCTCCCCCAACTCTAAAGTCGTGCCCATCACGGTGCAGCCCACACAGAGCTCGGCCAAGCAAAGCGCCTGCTGCCAGAACAACTAA